Proteins from a genomic interval of Bradyrhizobium sp. CCGB01:
- a CDS encoding beta-propeller fold lactonase family protein: MLKPTRRSAPRVAVATTLAFLAFISGARPGMAETFAYVGNADSNDISVFKMAASGEMTPVQTAAFTGVDKPGSSTPLAITPDHRVLIAGVRSQPFLAVSFAVDPKTGQLSHIGNGPLADSMANIASDRGGKFLFSASYGGNKVALNPLNANGVAGEPKQVIPTGLNAHAFLPSPDNRFVFATNLGSDQVLSFAFDATAGTLTPSDPPVIKVPEKSGPRHFVFHPNGKFVYLVHELNGDVAAFAYEAKSGAWTEIQRTTALPEGFNGKPWAADIHITPDGRFLYASERTTNTLAGYKVDATSGKLTAIGSVPTEKQPRGFHIDPAGRYLAAVGELSDSMTVYAIDQSSGALAKLKSYPTGKKPNWVEFLNLP; this comes from the coding sequence TTCGCCTATGTCGGCAACGCCGACAGCAACGACATCAGCGTGTTCAAGATGGCCGCGAGCGGAGAGATGACACCGGTGCAGACCGCCGCCTTCACCGGCGTCGACAAGCCCGGCTCCTCGACGCCGCTGGCGATCACGCCCGACCACCGCGTCCTGATTGCCGGCGTGCGCTCGCAGCCCTTCCTCGCGGTGAGCTTCGCGGTCGATCCCAAGACGGGCCAGCTCAGCCATATCGGCAACGGCCCGCTCGCCGACAGCATGGCGAACATCGCGAGCGACCGCGGCGGCAAATTCCTGTTCAGCGCCTCCTATGGCGGCAACAAGGTCGCGCTCAATCCGCTCAACGCAAACGGCGTCGCCGGCGAGCCGAAGCAGGTGATCCCGACCGGGCTGAACGCGCACGCCTTCCTGCCCTCGCCCGACAACCGATTTGTGTTCGCGACCAATCTCGGCTCCGATCAGGTTCTGAGCTTCGCATTCGACGCTACGGCCGGCACGCTGACGCCGAGCGATCCGCCTGTCATCAAGGTGCCGGAGAAATCGGGGCCACGGCACTTCGTGTTTCATCCCAACGGCAAGTTCGTCTATCTCGTCCACGAGCTGAACGGCGATGTCGCGGCGTTCGCCTATGAGGCCAAGAGCGGCGCCTGGACCGAGATCCAGCGCACCACCGCACTGCCGGAAGGGTTTAACGGCAAACCCTGGGCGGCCGACATCCACATCACCCCGGACGGCCGTTTCCTCTACGCCTCCGAGCGCACCACCAATACGCTCGCCGGCTACAAGGTCGACGCAACAAGCGGCAAGCTGACCGCGATCGGCAGCGTGCCGACTGAGAAGCAGCCGCGCGGCTTCCACATCGATCCCGCAGGGCGCTACCTCGCCGCGGTCGGCGAGCTCTCCGACAGCATGACGGTCTATGCGATCGACCAGAGCAGCGGCGCATTGGCCAAACTGAAATCCTATCCCACCGGCAAGAAGCCGAACTGGGTGGAGTTCTTGAACCTGCCGTGA